The Streptococcaceae bacterium ESL0687 genome has a segment encoding these proteins:
- the era gene encoding GTPase Era: protein MTFKSGFVAIVGRPNVGKSTFMNHVMGQKIAIMSDKAQTTRNKIQGIYTTDKEQIVFIDTPGIHKPKTALGDYMVEAAYSALREVDVIIFMVAADEERGKGDDMIIERLKQSKTPVVLVINKIDKIHPDQLFKVIEDYSSQMDFADVIPISALQGNNTSRLLDLLADKLDEGPQYFPEDMITDHPERFLVSEMIREKVLQLTREEVPHSVAVVTDSMRHEEEGAKLHIMATVVVERKSQKGIIIGKNGSMLKKVGTLARKDIEAMLGEKVYLELWVKVKKDWRDKRFDLQDFGYRNDDY from the coding sequence ATGACATTTAAATCAGGATTTGTTGCAATTGTCGGCCGTCCAAACGTTGGTAAATCAACATTTATGAACCATGTGATGGGCCAAAAGATTGCAATTATGAGTGACAAGGCTCAAACCACAAGAAATAAAATCCAAGGTATTTACACAACAGACAAGGAGCAGATTGTTTTCATTGATACCCCAGGTATCCATAAACCCAAAACTGCCCTTGGAGACTACATGGTCGAAGCAGCTTACAGTGCCCTACGCGAAGTTGACGTGATTATTTTCATGGTTGCAGCTGATGAGGAGCGTGGTAAGGGTGACGACATGATTATCGAGCGCCTAAAACAAAGCAAGACACCTGTTGTTCTTGTTATCAACAAGATTGATAAAATTCATCCAGACCAACTCTTCAAGGTAATTGAAGATTATTCAAGTCAAATGGATTTTGCTGACGTTATTCCAATTTCAGCCCTTCAAGGAAACAATACAAGTCGCCTACTAGATTTACTTGCTGACAAGCTTGATGAAGGACCTCAATACTTCCCAGAAGACATGATTACTGACCACCCTGAACGCTTTTTAGTTAGTGAGATGATTCGTGAAAAAGTTCTTCAACTAACCCGTGAGGAAGTGCCTCATTCAGTGGCTGTTGTGACTGACTCAATGCGCCACGAGGAAGAGGGAGCAAAACTTCATATCATGGCAACAGTTGTCGTTGAAAGAAAGAGCCAAAAGGGTATTATCATTGGAAAAAATGGCTCAATGCTTAAAAAAGTTGGAACTTTAGCTCGTAAGGATATTGAGGCTATGCTTGGTGAAAAAGTCTACCTTGAACTTTGGGTTAAGGTTAAAAAGGACTGGCGTGATAAACGTTTTGATCTCCAAGACTTTGGATATAGAAATGACGATTATTAA
- a CDS encoding diacylglycerol kinase family protein, which yields MASRDKRRWKNVTFINSLEFAWSGIITAFKEERNLRSHLLSAIAVTLLGILFRISKVEWLFIFLSVFLVIAAELINSAIENVVDLASDYHFNMLAKKSKDMAAGAVLVLSIFAMVVGLFVFLPRLFDLVAKLF from the coding sequence ATGGCCTCAAGAGATAAGAGGCGCTGGAAGAATGTAACCTTCATCAATTCCTTAGAATTTGCTTGGTCGGGTATTATAACGGCCTTTAAAGAGGAGAGAAATTTAAGGAGTCACCTGTTATCAGCTATAGCTGTGACCCTTTTAGGAATCCTTTTTAGAATTTCAAAGGTTGAATGGTTGTTTATTTTCCTGAGTGTCTTTCTAGTAATTGCAGCTGAGTTGATAAATTCTGCCATTGAAAATGTTGTGGACTTGGCAAGTGATTACCACTTTAATATGCTGGCTAAAAAATCGAAAGATATGGCAGCAGGAGCAGTTTTGGTTTTATCAATATTTGCTATGGTTGTGGGTCTATTTGTTTTTCTACCTAGACTTTTTGACCTAGTAGCAAAGTTATTCTAA
- a CDS encoding FtsW/RodA/SpoVE family cell cycle protein encodes MKTVLKKSNFLNYSILIPYFVLSIIGLVVVYSTTAPLQVDAGGNPAAQVISQTIFWILSLIVIYVLYHMKLSFLRNTRFIRGIMWIEIMLLAAARFLAPEVNGAHGWIFIGKFSVQPVEYLKILIVWQLAATFAKNQDEIYKEDIKGVWKGGWLSQFLLSAILIGMMPDMGNLILILGIVAVMIFSSGISKGWFNLAFLLGVCSLFFGYLLLKLTGGNLFGGPLARFSYINKRLVAFLNPFEDLSDAGHQMANSYYAISNGGWFGRGLGNSVQKKGYLPEASTDFVYSIVIEEFGVILAIVILALLFFLILRIMQVGIKSKDPFNSMMCIGVAALFLMQVFVNVGGLSGLIPETGVTFPFLSQGGNSLLILSVGVGFVLNISADEKRRELVTLAEQYEMQEELLTEIEFEERES; translated from the coding sequence ATGAAAACCGTATTAAAGAAAAGTAATTTTTTAAATTATTCGATTCTAATCCCCTACTTTGTTCTATCAATTATTGGATTAGTCGTTGTATATTCAACCACAGCACCCCTGCAGGTTGACGCAGGAGGGAACCCAGCAGCACAGGTTATCTCCCAAACCATCTTCTGGATACTTAGTTTGATTGTAATCTATGTCCTCTACCATATGAAACTTAGTTTCTTGCGAAATACTAGGTTTATCAGGGGAATCATGTGGATTGAAATCATGCTTTTAGCCGCCGCCAGATTCTTGGCCCCTGAGGTTAATGGGGCCCACGGCTGGATTTTCATTGGAAAATTCTCAGTCCAGCCAGTTGAGTATCTGAAAATATTAATCGTCTGGCAGCTGGCTGCAACCTTTGCCAAAAATCAAGACGAAATCTACAAGGAAGACATTAAAGGTGTTTGGAAGGGGGGCTGGCTCAGTCAGTTTCTACTAAGTGCCATCCTAATTGGAATGATGCCCGACATGGGTAACCTAATCCTAATCTTAGGGATTGTAGCTGTTATGATTTTTTCAAGCGGTATTAGTAAGGGTTGGTTCAACCTAGCATTTTTACTAGGAGTTTGTAGCCTCTTCTTTGGTTACCTTCTCCTTAAACTTACAGGTGGAAATCTCTTTGGGGGTCCTCTAGCCCGTTTTTCATATATCAATAAACGTCTAGTTGCCTTTTTAAACCCCTTTGAGGACTTAAGTGATGCCGGTCACCAAATGGCCAACAGTTACTATGCCATAAGCAATGGTGGTTGGTTTGGCCGGGGACTAGGAAATAGCGTCCAGAAAAAAGGTTACCTACCTGAAGCCTCAACTGACTTTGTTTATTCAATCGTTATTGAAGAGTTTGGAGTAATTCTAGCCATTGTAATCTTAGCCCTATTGTTCTTTTTAATCTTAAGAATTATGCAGGTTGGTATTAAATCAAAGGATCCTTTCAACTCGATGATGTGTATTGGAGTAGCAGCGCTCTTTTTGATGCAAGTATTTGTTAATGTTGGTGGTTTATCAGGTTTAATTCCAGAAACAGGAGTAACCTTCCCCTTCCTATCGCAAGGGGGGAACAGTCTTTTAATCCTATCCGTCGGTGTAGGTTTTGTCTTAAATATTAGTGCCGATGAGAAAAGGAGGGAGCTTGTCACTCTTGCTGAACAATATGAGATGCAGGAAGAGCTCTTGACTGAAATAGAATTTGAAGAAAGAGAATCTTAG
- a CDS encoding 4-hydroxy-3-methylbut-2-enyl diphosphate reductase codes for MKIKHITPMGYCYGVIDAMVIAKNVAMDESLPRPIYILGMIVHNAHVTSAFESIGIKTIDGHNRLEIVDKIDSGTVIFTAHGVSDQVRKKADEKGLVTIDASCPDVLITHEIVRKKIEDGKTVIYIGKEGHPEPEGVLGISDTKIHLISKEAQINDLRIEGDIFVTNQTTMSMWDVEDIMNAILKKYPQAEIHRDICQATNERQQAVAEQAVGCDLTIVVGDPRSNNSNRLAQVSEEQAGVKAYRVADVGEIKLEWLENVTTVAVTAGASTPTAVVREVINFLDNYDGHKQQSKVESEDILPRGGVRDLTKKRQRRLEKLREQNQ; via the coding sequence ATGAAAATTAAACATATAACCCCTATGGGGTACTGCTACGGAGTGATTGATGCTATGGTTATTGCTAAAAATGTAGCCATGGATGAAAGTTTGCCTCGTCCGATTTACATCTTAGGAATGATTGTCCATAATGCCCATGTTACAAGTGCCTTTGAAAGTATCGGGATTAAAACAATTGATGGTCATAATCGTTTAGAAATAGTAGATAAAATTGATTCAGGGACCGTTATTTTTACAGCCCACGGGGTTAGTGATCAGGTTAGAAAAAAAGCTGACGAAAAAGGCCTGGTAACAATTGATGCTAGTTGTCCAGATGTTTTAATAACCCATGAAATTGTCCGAAAGAAAATTGAGGACGGCAAGACCGTGATTTATATTGGTAAAGAAGGTCATCCTGAACCAGAAGGTGTTTTAGGTATTTCTGATACAAAAATACATTTGATATCCAAGGAAGCACAAATCAATGACTTAAGGATTGAAGGCGATATTTTTGTGACTAATCAGACGACTATGAGCATGTGGGATGTTGAAGATATCATGAATGCCATTTTAAAAAAATATCCCCAGGCTGAAATTCATAGGGATATCTGCCAGGCCACCAATGAACGCCAGCAGGCTGTTGCTGAGCAAGCTGTGGGCTGTGATCTAACAATAGTTGTTGGCGATCCAAGAAGTAATAATAGTAATCGCCTGGCCCAGGTTTCTGAGGAGCAGGCAGGAGTCAAGGCCTACAGGGTGGCTGATGTTGGTGAGATTAAATTAGAATGGCTTGAAAATGTGACAACTGTAGCTGTAACGGCCGGAGCATCAACCCCTACGGCAGTTGTCCGAGAGGTCATAAACTTCCTTGATAACTATGATGGCCACAAGCAGCAAAGTAAGGTTGAATCAGAGGATATTCTCCCTCGTGGTGGTGTCAGAGACCTTACTAAAAAAAGACAAAGAAGGCTTGAAAAACTAAGGGAACAAAATCAATAA
- the rpmG gene encoding 50S ribosomal protein L33, with protein sequence MRVKINLRCGECGSKNYITSKNKRNHPEKVKVLKYCPKERKVTMHEEA encoded by the coding sequence ATGCGTGTAAAAATAAATTTAAGGTGTGGTGAATGTGGTAGTAAAAACTATATTACCAGCAAAAATAAGCGTAACCACCCAGAAAAAGTTAAGGTATTAAAATATTGCCCTAAGGAAAGAAAGGTTACCATGCATGAGGAGGCCTAG
- the msrB gene encoding peptide-methionine (R)-S-oxide reductase MsrB, with the protein MSDYNKFTDQDLRNRLTKEEYEVTQNSATERAFTGKYDDFFDKGLYVDVVSGEPLFTSEDKYNSGCGWPAFTKPIEKSSVKEKRDRSYGMERVEVRSSDADSHLGHVFTDGPRELGGLRYCINSAALKFIPYDKLDQEGYGDYKKLFKN; encoded by the coding sequence ATGTCAGACTATAACAAATTTACCGATCAAGATTTACGTAACAGATTAACTAAAGAAGAATATGAAGTAACTCAAAATTCAGCTACAGAAAGAGCTTTTACAGGCAAGTATGACGACTTTTTCGACAAGGGTTTGTATGTCGATGTTGTAAGTGGTGAACCCCTATTTACCTCAGAAGACAAATACAACTCAGGTTGTGGTTGGCCAGCCTTTACAAAACCAATTGAAAAATCAAGTGTCAAGGAAAAAAGGGACAGATCTTATGGTATGGAACGAGTTGAGGTTAGAAGTAGTGATGCTGATTCTCATCTAGGACATGTCTTTACAGATGGTCCAAGGGAACTAGGAGGCCTAAGGTATTGTATCAACTCTGCTGCTCTGAAATTTATTCCCTATGACAAGCTTGATCAAGAAGGTTACGGCGACTACAAGAAACTTTTTAAAAATTAA
- a CDS encoding AAA family ATPase, protein MKKIFGYSKINRKKAISQLEGDLDRPIEYLKIDNLSQNVIETLDLDYIVYDLSSLIVESSQSCEIIETFLQLLQSDEQYVFVVERLIFDKLKYSLKGEDIEFEILEEKLGIKTSGRILDLGEAQLDDLESKFSKLLIGHPYFKKRLFEELRKFRLFNFIDDQDLVSCLILGESGIGKTEAGRILSKELNPNSGIIKINLGNYSGQESLSSLIGSPRGYKGSEEGELSSKILNNSSSVIIIDEFEKSSGAVKNFFLELLEDGKFTDSLGREFDLSGYIIIFTSNSSENELLKHFSPELLSRFNLIFELTPLSLEEKQNWGMNFEKITITKIIEKYPGAKLKYSDLSVIDEINWSRANIRNLKNEIKNKIAAKYYEIIDKDK, encoded by the coding sequence TTGAAAAAGATATTTGGATATAGTAAAATAAATCGCAAAAAAGCAATTTCGCAGTTAGAGGGAGATTTAGATAGGCCGATTGAATATTTAAAAATTGATAACTTGAGCCAAAATGTCATAGAGACTCTCGATTTAGATTACATAGTTTATGACCTAAGTAGTTTAATAGTGGAGTCCAGCCAAAGCTGTGAAATAATTGAGACTTTTCTGCAATTGCTCCAGAGTGATGAACAATATGTATTTGTGGTGGAGCGCTTAATTTTTGATAAATTGAAATATTCCTTAAAAGGGGAAGATATAGAGTTTGAAATCTTGGAAGAAAAACTTGGAATAAAAACATCTGGCAGAATTCTGGATCTCGGCGAGGCGCAGTTGGATGATTTGGAAAGTAAATTCAGTAAGTTATTGATAGGGCACCCATATTTTAAAAAACGATTATTTGAAGAACTTCGAAAGTTTAGATTATTCAATTTTATAGATGACCAGGATTTAGTTTCTTGTCTAATTTTAGGTGAAAGTGGGATAGGAAAAACTGAGGCAGGGCGAATTTTATCGAAAGAACTCAATCCGAATTCTGGGATAATAAAAATAAATTTGGGGAATTATAGTGGACAAGAGTCTCTCTCTAGTTTAATTGGGAGTCCACGTGGTTATAAAGGAAGCGAAGAGGGAGAATTATCATCTAAAATTTTAAATAATAGTTCCTCTGTAATTATTATTGATGAATTTGAAAAATCCAGTGGGGCGGTAAAAAATTTTTTCTTAGAACTCCTAGAAGACGGTAAATTCACGGATTCACTGGGAAGAGAATTCGATTTAAGCGGCTATATAATTATTTTTACCTCAAATTCCTCGGAAAATGAACTCTTAAAACATTTTTCTCCGGAGCTCCTTTCGAGATTTAACCTAATATTTGAACTAACTCCTCTATCCTTAGAAGAAAAACAAAACTGGGGGATGAATTTTGAGAAGATTACTATTACTAAGATCATAGAAAAATATCCGGGTGCAAAATTAAAGTACTCAGATTTATCTGTAATAGATGAAATAAATTGGTCCAGAGCTAATATTCGCAACTTGAAAAATGAAATAAAGAATAAAATAGCGGCTAAGTACTATGAAATAATAGATAAAGATAAATAG
- the dnaG gene encoding DNA primase, protein MAKLDREEIAVIKSSVNIVDVISQYIALTKTGRNYLGLCPFHGEKTPSFNVNSDKQFYHCFGCGKSGDVIKFLEDYKQISFLDSVKEVAAYAGINLEIDEGPKRENPHQSLFDIHAQASKFYHMVLTSTELGKKAKEYLYARGIDDQIIEQFGIGLAPDEPDILYQFLANKFEEKVLSESGLFTFTENKIFDSFRNRIMFPLANEHNHIIAFSGRIWTEQAIYKKEAKYKNSPATPIFNKSYELYNLNRAKAVASKSKEVYLMEGFMDVIAAYKAGVTNVVATMGTALTSHHVKKLARIVNNFILLYDGDKAGQNAAYKSLSLLAGKKVQIVQVPDNLDPDEYEKKYPGTLKTLMERGRVSETEFLIDYLKPLPNANLEEESNYLDKIIPLIASELSTARQSAYLNKLEGLLPTFTYQKLEELVRRQENTNQINQEVQADWEPNFNRQPVHAPVRIVQEEYSPKLSRLEKTEQYLLQRLISHPYLLNEIMDDEDFSFRHKNYQRLFEAVLLQYMSLERIDETQLVHSLPEDLSNLWYQMKSLNLPKQLAKEEIKDVLKAFVRENKLLKLEDLKKQLDVAKKTGNLEKEMELTLEFIKQKKLLD, encoded by the coding sequence ATGGCAAAACTTGACCGAGAAGAGATTGCTGTCATTAAGTCTAGCGTTAATATTGTAGATGTTATCTCCCAATATATAGCTCTGACCAAGACAGGAAGGAACTATCTAGGTCTCTGTCCCTTTCATGGTGAAAAAACTCCAAGTTTTAATGTAAATTCAGACAAGCAGTTTTACCACTGTTTTGGTTGTGGTAAGTCTGGAGATGTAATAAAATTTTTAGAAGACTATAAGCAAATAAGTTTTTTAGATAGCGTAAAAGAAGTTGCAGCATATGCAGGAATAAACTTAGAAATTGATGAAGGTCCCAAACGGGAAAATCCCCATCAGAGTTTATTTGATATTCACGCCCAGGCCAGTAAGTTTTATCATATGGTCTTAACCTCAACAGAGCTTGGGAAAAAGGCCAAGGAATATCTTTATGCCCGGGGGATTGATGATCAGATAATTGAACAATTCGGGATTGGCTTAGCCCCTGATGAACCTGATATCTTGTACCAGTTTCTAGCAAACAAGTTTGAAGAGAAGGTCTTATCTGAATCAGGTCTTTTTACTTTTACGGAGAATAAAATCTTTGATTCCTTTAGGAACCGGATAATGTTCCCCCTAGCTAATGAGCATAATCATATCATTGCCTTTTCCGGTCGTATTTGGACTGAGCAGGCAATCTATAAGAAGGAAGCCAAGTATAAGAATTCACCGGCGACCCCCATTTTTAATAAAAGCTATGAGCTCTATAATTTAAATAGAGCCAAGGCAGTAGCCAGTAAGTCAAAGGAAGTTTATTTGATGGAAGGCTTCATGGATGTTATAGCTGCCTATAAGGCTGGTGTGACTAATGTTGTAGCAACCATGGGAACAGCTCTTACAAGCCACCATGTTAAGAAGTTAGCGAGAATTGTTAATAATTTCATCCTCCTTTATGACGGGGATAAGGCAGGGCAGAATGCAGCCTATAAGTCACTTTCTCTTTTGGCTGGTAAAAAAGTTCAAATCGTTCAGGTGCCTGATAATCTTGACCCTGATGAGTATGAAAAAAAATATCCAGGTACCCTCAAAACACTGATGGAAAGAGGGAGGGTAAGTGAGACTGAGTTCTTAATTGACTACTTAAAACCTTTACCCAATGCAAATCTCGAAGAGGAAAGTAATTATTTAGATAAAATTATTCCCCTAATAGCTAGTGAATTAAGTACGGCAAGACAAAGTGCCTACCTTAATAAGCTAGAAGGTCTTCTGCCAACCTTCACCTACCAAAAACTTGAGGAATTGGTTAGAAGGCAGGAAAATACAAATCAAATTAATCAGGAGGTGCAAGCAGACTGGGAGCCTAATTTTAACAGGCAGCCGGTGCATGCTCCAGTGAGAATTGTGCAGGAGGAATACTCTCCCAAACTCTCCCGATTAGAAAAAACAGAACAGTATTTGCTTCAAAGGTTAATCTCCCATCCTTATTTATTAAATGAAATAATGGATGATGAAGACTTTTCCTTTAGGCATAAAAATTACCAGAGGCTTTTTGAAGCAGTCCTTCTCCAGTATATGTCCCTTGAAAGGATAGATGAAACCCAGTTGGTTCATAGCCTACCAGAGGATTTATCCAATCTGTGGTATCAGATGAAATCCCTTAACTTACCCAAACAACTTGCCAAGGAGGAAATAAAAGATGTCCTTAAGGCATTTGTTAGGGAAAATAAGCTTTTGAAGCTTGAGGATTTAAAAAAACAGCTGGATGTTGCCAAAAAGACTGGTAATTTAGAAAAAGAAATGGAACTTACCCTAGAGTTTATAAAACAAAAGAAACTTTTAGACTAA
- the coaE gene encoding dephospho-CoA kinase (Dephospho-CoA kinase (CoaE) performs the final step in coenzyme A biosynthesis.), producing MTNVIGLTGGIASGKSTVTNFLRDKGYQVIDADQVVHDLQKKGQPLYQIIEKELGPSFIQEDGELDRKKIASYVFADKKLLEKISLIQNKVIRESLAQKRRELLQADFRKNKGQGIIFMDIPLLFEGKYDYFDQVWLVYVPQEIQLARLMKRNNLSAAEAQKRIDSQMPLEEKRELADRIIDNSTTREATKEQVENLLEALLADKK from the coding sequence ATGACTAATGTTATTGGTCTGACCGGAGGTATAGCTTCTGGCAAATCGACAGTAACTAATTTTTTAAGGGATAAAGGATACCAAGTCATTGATGCCGATCAGGTGGTTCATGACCTGCAAAAAAAGGGCCAACCTCTTTACCAGATAATAGAAAAAGAGTTAGGTCCATCATTTATTCAAGAAGATGGCGAGCTTGATCGTAAAAAAATTGCCAGCTATGTATTTGCAGATAAGAAACTACTGGAAAAAATATCCCTTATCCAAAATAAGGTTATTAGGGAATCCCTAGCCCAAAAAAGAAGGGAACTCTTACAGGCAGATTTTAGAAAGAATAAAGGTCAGGGTATCATTTTTATGGATATTCCCTTACTTTTTGAAGGAAAATATGATTATTTTGACCAAGTTTGGTTGGTCTATGTCCCTCAAGAGATTCAGCTTGCAAGACTTATGAAGAGAAATAACTTAAGTGCAGCTGAAGCCCAAAAAAGAATCGATAGTCAAATGCCACTTGAGGAAAAAAGAGAGCTTGCAGATAGAATTATTGATAATTCTACTACAAGAGAGGCCACTAAGGAGCAGGTTGAAAATCTGCTGGAGGCCCTTCTGGCTGATAAAAAATAA
- a CDS encoding metal-sulfur cluster assembly factor, which yields MADKYTTEEVEAIKDKILTALESVIDPELGVDIINLGLVYEISFEDNGFTEIKMTLTTMGCPLADILTDQIHDALKEVPEVTESEVKLVWYPAWTVDKMSRYARIALGIR from the coding sequence ATGGCTGATAAATATACTACAGAAGAAGTTGAAGCAATCAAGGATAAAATCCTTACTGCCCTTGAATCAGTAATTGACCCAGAGCTTGGGGTTGATATTATCAACCTAGGCCTTGTATACGAAATTTCTTTTGAAGACAACGGCTTCACAGAAATCAAGATGACCCTAACAACTATGGGTTGCCCTCTGGCTGATATCCTAACTGATCAAATTCATGACGCCCTAAAAGAAGTACCAGAAGTTACCGAATCAGAAGTAAAACTAGTTTGGTATCCAGCCTGGACTGTAGACAAGATGAGCCGTTACGCTCGTATTGCTCTTGGAATTAGATAA
- the mutM gene encoding DNA-formamidopyrimidine glycosylase codes for MPELPEVENVRRGLERLVKGKKITSVEVAYPRMVLTGAEEFEQALLGQVVESVGRRGKYLILKLSNDVVISHLRMEGKYNLYQGEVPSNKHYHVFIGFDDGSTLVYQDVRKFGTMELMKEQALDGYFISKKIGPEPTQTDFDLADFYQSLHKSKKIIKPYLLDQTLVAGLGNIYVDEVLWLAKIFPGDPANLIPYEKIAVLRDAIIDVLEDSIASGGSSIRTYKNALGDKGSYQDKLRVYGKVGVPCPRCGTPIEKFKLSGRGTHFCPYCQPSLKEGDLND; via the coding sequence ATGCCAGAATTACCAGAAGTTGAAAATGTACGCAGGGGTCTAGAAAGACTAGTTAAGGGTAAAAAAATCACATCTGTAGAGGTTGCCTATCCTAGAATGGTTTTGACAGGAGCTGAGGAGTTTGAACAAGCCCTTCTTGGTCAGGTTGTTGAATCAGTAGGGCGTAGGGGGAAATACCTTATCCTAAAATTAAGTAATGATGTTGTTATTAGCCATCTGAGAATGGAAGGTAAGTACAATTTGTATCAAGGCGAGGTTCCTTCGAACAAGCACTATCATGTCTTCATTGGTTTTGATGATGGATCAACCTTGGTCTACCAAGATGTCAGGAAGTTTGGAACCATGGAACTTATGAAAGAGCAGGCCCTTGATGGCTACTTTATATCAAAAAAGATAGGTCCCGAACCTACCCAGACAGACTTTGATTTGGCTGATTTTTACCAAAGCCTCCATAAGTCAAAAAAAATCATCAAACCATATTTACTAGACCAAACCCTCGTGGCAGGTCTTGGAAATATCTATGTAGATGAGGTTCTTTGGCTGGCTAAAATCTTCCCAGGGGATCCTGCAAATCTTATTCCCTATGAAAAAATTGCAGTCCTTCGGGATGCAATTATTGATGTCTTAGAAGATTCTATTGCAAGCGGTGGAAGTAGCATTAGAACTTATAAGAACGCTTTGGGTGATAAGGGAAGTTATCAGGATAAATTAAGAGTTTACGGAAAAGTCGGTGTCCCTTGCCCCCGCTGTGGCACTCCCATTGAAAAATTCAAACTCTCAGGCCGAGGGACTCATTTTTGTCCTTACTGCCAGCCTAGCCTGAAGGAAGGTGATTTGAATGACTAA
- a CDS encoding DUF2798 domain-containing protein encodes MPENKKQGIFFTVIMCLLMVTGMSVYNLLLHGDLSTGNFLKGLVPGFIVAFFLDVVVVGPIAKKIAFSLPFVDKNKKIQLILSISTCMVLGMVSFMSIFGIVIEAGFSSLNFSSYLKAWGMNFIMALPLQLLVVGPISRALLSQLKSKNVL; translated from the coding sequence ATGCCAGAAAATAAAAAACAAGGAATCTTTTTCACAGTTATCATGTGCCTTTTAATGGTTACAGGAATGAGTGTTTATAATTTACTTCTTCACGGGGACTTGTCGACCGGGAATTTTTTAAAGGGTCTTGTCCCAGGATTTATCGTGGCCTTTTTCTTGGATGTTGTAGTTGTGGGACCTATTGCTAAGAAAATAGCCTTCAGTTTACCTTTCGTTGATAAAAATAAAAAAATCCAACTTATCCTTTCAATCTCAACCTGCATGGTTCTTGGAATGGTATCATTCATGTCTATTTTTGGGATTGTTATTGAAGCAGGATTTTCGTCTCTAAATTTTAGCAGCTACCTTAAGGCTTGGGGAATGAACTTTATCATGGCCTTGCCCCTCCAACTGCTAGTAGTAGGGCCTATCTCACGCGCCCTACTTTCACAATTAAAAAGTAAAAATGTTTTGTAA
- the rpoD gene encoding RNA polymerase sigma factor RpoD, translating to MTTKKNVKKDVTSVDIAIANFIRAHKAEGIVVDDVLTKDLVASLELEADKIDDVLQRVQDAGISIVDKDGNPSSMALKDDPNLGQESDEDLTAAAGVKIDDPVRMYLKEIGRVSLLTMEEETALAEAIVAGDEFAKQSLAEANLRLVVSIAKRYVGRGMQFLDLIQEGNMGLMKAVEKFDHTKGFKFSTYATWWIRQAITRAIADQARTIRIPVHMVETINKLIRIQRQLLQDLGREPTPEEIGEQMDMAPDKVREILKIAQEPVSLETPIGEEDDSRLGDFIEDEVIENPVDHTTRVILREQLDEVLDTLTDREENVLRLRFGIDDGKMRTLEEVGKVFDVTRERIRQIEAKALRKLRHPSRSKRLKDFL from the coding sequence TTGACAACTAAGAAAAATGTAAAAAAAGATGTAACAAGTGTTGATATTGCTATCGCAAACTTTATCCGAGCTCACAAGGCTGAAGGAATAGTTGTTGATGATGTCCTAACTAAAGATTTAGTAGCAAGTCTAGAACTTGAAGCTGATAAAATTGATGATGTCCTTCAAAGGGTTCAGGACGCTGGAATTTCAATCGTTGATAAGGACGGAAATCCAAGTTCAATGGCTCTTAAGGATGATCCAAATCTTGGTCAAGAATCAGATGAGGATTTAACAGCAGCAGCTGGTGTTAAAATCGATGACCCAGTTCGTATGTACCTTAAGGAAATCGGACGAGTTTCCCTTCTAACTATGGAAGAAGAAACAGCTCTAGCTGAAGCTATTGTGGCAGGTGATGAATTTGCCAAACAAAGCCTGGCTGAAGCCAACCTTCGTCTGGTTGTAAGTATCGCTAAACGTTATGTAGGACGCGGTATGCAGTTCCTTGATTTGATCCAAGAAGGTAACATGGGTCTTATGAAGGCTGTTGAAAAATTTGACCATACTAAGGGATTCAAGTTTTCAACTTATGCGACTTGGTGGATTCGTCAGGCCATTACTCGTGCCATTGCCGACCAGGCTCGTACCATCCGTATCCCAGTTCACATGGTTGAAACAATCAACAAATTAATCCGTATCCAACGTCAACTACTTCAAGACCTTGGCCGCGAACCAACCCCAGAAGAAATTGGTGAGCAAATGGATATGGCGCCAGACAAGGTTCGTGAAATCCTCAAAATCGCCCAAGAGCCAGTTAGTCTAGAAACTCCAATCGGAGAAGAAGACGACAGCCGCCTTGGTGACTTCATTGAAGATGAGGTTATTGAAAACCCTGTTGACCATACAACTCGTGTTATCTTGCGCGAGCAACTTGACGAAGTTCTAGATACTCTAACTGACCGTGAAGAAAATGTTCTTCGCCTGCGTTTTGGTATCGATGACGGTAAAATGCGTACCCTTGAAGAAGTGGGTAAGGTCTTTGATGTAACCCGTGAGCGTATCCGCCAAATCGAGGCTAAAGCCCTTCGTAAACTACGCCACCCAAGCCGCAGCAAACGTCTGAAAGACTTCCTATAA